A genomic segment from Nicotiana sylvestris chromosome 1, ASM39365v2, whole genome shotgun sequence encodes:
- the LOC138875236 gene encoding uncharacterized protein: MDNPRNKRWMHCDRVSKEYLDGVKEFINHAFSEKQVGEQIACPCTECVLIHQVNQTTTYDHLVINGIMLSYDTWFCHGESLKRSNNAQANNRSQSTLKGDNMTGMIHDTFGGFTQFMDTDVSVGSDIEHNLQENTAHLSGNQPYPEVDKFEWLMKEANEELYPGCKKFSKMSFLMHLYCTKCMFRWSNESFNAFLGLLKDALPEGEKLPPSFYETKKIVEGLGLKYEKIHACPNDCMLFRKEFANKNVNKRNVCGASRWKNYARKIPAKVLRYFSLKLRLQRLFMSSETSKTMRWHHEERNKDGVLRHPADSEAWKKFDSKYPEFAGDPRNVRLGLASDGFNPFSTM, translated from the coding sequence ATGGACAATCCTAGAAATAAAAGATGGATGCATTGTGATAGAGTTAGTAAAGAATATTTAGATGGAGTAAAGGAGTTTATAAACCATGCCTTTTCTGAAAAACAAGTTGGAGAACAAATTGCATGTCCTTGTACGGAGTGTGTGCTTATCCATCAAGTAAACCAAACTACAACATATGATCATCTTGTGATTAATGGTATTATGCTATCATATGATACTTGGTTTTGTCATGGTGAGTCTCTAAAGAGATCAAACAATGCTCAAGCAAATAATCGCAGCCAGTCAACTTTAAAGGGCGATAATATGACAGGAATGATACATGATACCTTTGGAGGCTTTACACAGTTCATGGATACTGACGTCAGTGTAGGGAGTGACATAGAGCATAACTTACAAGAGAATACTGCTCATCTATCTGGAAATCAACCGTATCCAGAGGTGGATAAGTTTGAATGGCTCATGAAGGAGGCAAATGAAGAACTATATCCAGGATGTAAGAAATTTAGCAAAATGTCCTTTTTGATGCATCTGTACTGTACAAAATGCATGTTCAGATGGTCAAATGAATCGTTTAATGCTTTTCTTGGACTATTGAAGGATGCCCTACCTGAAGGAGAAAAATTGCCTCCTTCTTTCTATGAGACTAAAAAGATAGTTGAAGGCTTGGGCTTAAAGTATGAGAAAATTCATGCTTGTCCCAATGATTGCATGCTTTTTAGGAAAGAGTTTGCTAATAAGAATGTCAATAAACGCAATGTTTGTGGAGCTTCTAGATGGAAAAATTATGCTAGAAAAATTCCAGCCAAGGTCCTAAGGTATTTTTCTTTAAAACTAAGGCTACAAAGACTGTTTATGTCTTCGGAAACTTCTAAAACAATGCGTTGGCATCATGAAGAGCGCAACAAAGATGGAGTTTTACGACATCCTGCAGATTCTGAAGCTTGGAAAAAATTTGATAGTAAATATCCCGAATTTGCTGGAGACCCTCGCAATGTGCGCCTAGGATTAGCTTCTGATGGGTTTAATCCATTTAGCACAATGTGA